The Methanothrix soehngenii GP6 genome has a window encoding:
- the thiC gene encoding phosphomethylpyrimidine synthase ThiC → MTLMEEASSGRVPQSIERVARKEGIDPAKLARLVAAGRVVIPGNVRREGLDPAGIGEMLAVKVNVNLGTSQNLDSAEVEVEKALAASEAGADAVMDLSTGGDLDLVRKKILAAVKVPLGTVPIYQAAVKQELTSQGMFDALERHARDGVDFVTVHAGVNKISLERLRQDPRLMGLVSRGGSLTMKYIADTGEENPYYQEFDYLLEIAREYELTLSLGDGLRPGCIEDASDRAKYMEFIMLGELVKRARAAGVQAMVEGPGHVPADEIETSVRAMKHLTGGAPLYLLGPLVTDVAPGYDHITAAMGGVIAGMAGADFLCATTPSEHLDLPNREDVIEGTYVTRIAAHAADLTRPGVRERARSWDLQMSRARAALDWDGQFQAAINPARAKQIRHRRGLETDTCTMCSELCAIRLAKEAMEKERDKDPKRA, encoded by the coding sequence ATGACCCTGATGGAAGAGGCAAGCAGTGGGCGCGTGCCCCAAAGTATCGAACGGGTGGCAAGAAAAGAGGGAATAGATCCGGCAAAGCTGGCCCGGCTGGTGGCCGCGGGCAGGGTGGTCATCCCGGGAAATGTCCGCCGCGAGGGGCTGGATCCGGCAGGCATAGGGGAGATGCTAGCCGTTAAAGTGAATGTCAACCTGGGCACATCCCAGAACCTCGACTCCGCGGAGGTAGAGGTGGAAAAGGCTCTGGCTGCATCTGAGGCGGGAGCGGATGCTGTGATGGACCTGTCCACTGGAGGTGACCTGGACCTGGTGCGCAAGAAGATCTTGGCAGCAGTGAAGGTGCCTCTGGGCACAGTGCCCATCTACCAGGCCGCCGTCAAACAGGAGCTGACCAGCCAGGGGATGTTTGATGCCCTGGAGCGACATGCTCGAGATGGGGTGGACTTCGTCACCGTTCATGCCGGGGTGAACAAGATATCCCTGGAGCGGCTCAGGCAGGACCCTCGACTGATGGGGCTGGTGAGCCGGGGCGGCTCTTTGACCATGAAATATATCGCCGATACTGGAGAGGAGAATCCCTACTATCAGGAGTTCGACTACCTGCTGGAGATAGCTAGGGAGTATGAATTGACCCTCTCGCTGGGCGACGGTCTGCGGCCAGGGTGCATCGAGGATGCATCTGACCGGGCCAAGTACATGGAGTTCATCATGCTCGGTGAGCTGGTTAAAAGGGCGCGAGCTGCGGGAGTGCAGGCCATGGTGGAGGGGCCGGGGCATGTGCCCGCGGATGAGATCGAGACCAGTGTGAGGGCGATGAAGCATTTGACCGGCGGAGCGCCCTTATACCTTCTCGGACCCCTGGTGACGGACGTCGCCCCCGGGTACGACCATATCACCGCTGCCATGGGTGGCGTGATCGCTGGCATGGCGGGAGCGGACTTCCTCTGTGCCACAACCCCCTCCGAGCACCTCGACCTGCCCAATAGAGAGGACGTGATCGAGGGAACCTATGTCACCCGGATCGCTGCCCATGCAGCCGACCTCACCCGGCCGGGGGTGCGAGAAAGAGCTAGATCCTGGGATCTGCAGATGTCCCGGGCGCGAGCCGCTCTGGACTGGGATGGCCAGTTCCAGGCGGCGATAAATCCGGCAAGAGCTAAGCAGATCAGACACAGGCGAGGATTGGAGACCGACACCTGCACCATGTGCTCTGAGCTGTGTGCCATCCGGCTGGCAAAAGAGGCGATGGAGAAAGAGAGGGATAAGGATCCGAAGCGTGCCTGA
- a CDS encoding TldD/PmbA family protein, translated as MRISGTSDSLIESAHRLLSLALKEGAAEAEVYGMVGRSVDVDLRREYVEMASESYHCGLGLRAVVDGAVGFSSSSDMAQLKFVAMSAVRSARARGRDDTWIALPQPERVTEPEGIYDRRLDKISPEECIDIAHSLLAGCNEVDGAEPVSGGVACVSGTGFVLNSQGIELVETSTLMQASMEAIARREDVATGSEFFNSRHLELSMKSVGRLAGEMARASLGGATGEGGRFDVLLRPLAVAELLEGAFLTSLEADSIQKGRSSLRGRLGEMIASEDLMIVDDGLLPGGIDSSAFDGEGVPSQRTVLVERGILKGFLYDNYTAGKDGVRSTGNSVRSGYSDLPRVGSRNLIIDSPSAYDLQAETEGYLVHGLIGAHTANPISGDFSVEARNAFRISPGGEAQPIRSLMLAGNIFEILKTIEVGIDRRSIGSIVTPTLKVKMMVVGS; from the coding sequence ATGAGGATCTCAGGTACATCGGATAGCCTCATTGAATCCGCCCACCGGCTACTATCCCTGGCCTTAAAAGAAGGGGCAGCAGAGGCTGAGGTCTATGGTATGGTGGGACGCTCGGTTGATGTCGACCTCCGCAGGGAATACGTGGAGATGGCGAGCGAGAGCTACCACTGCGGTCTGGGATTGCGCGCGGTAGTGGATGGTGCTGTCGGATTCTCCAGCAGCAGCGACATGGCTCAGCTGAAGTTCGTAGCCATGAGCGCTGTTCGATCGGCCAGGGCACGGGGCAGGGATGACACCTGGATCGCTCTCCCTCAGCCGGAGAGGGTAACAGAGCCCGAGGGGATCTATGACCGGCGGCTGGATAAGATCAGTCCCGAGGAGTGCATCGACATCGCCCATAGCCTCTTGGCGGGCTGCAATGAGGTCGATGGTGCAGAGCCGGTCTCCGGCGGTGTGGCCTGTGTCTCAGGCACAGGATTTGTGCTCAATTCTCAGGGGATAGAGCTGGTGGAGACTTCGACCCTCATGCAGGCCTCAATGGAGGCCATAGCCCGGAGGGAGGACGTGGCCACAGGCAGCGAGTTTTTCAATTCCCGCCACTTAGAGCTATCGATGAAGTCAGTGGGCCGCTTGGCAGGGGAGATGGCCCGTGCCTCGTTGGGTGGAGCTACAGGGGAGGGCGGAAGGTTCGATGTGCTGCTCAGGCCGCTGGCGGTAGCGGAGCTCTTAGAGGGTGCATTCCTGACCTCACTAGAGGCGGATAGCATTCAGAAGGGGCGTTCCTCTCTTCGGGGTCGGCTGGGGGAGATGATAGCCTCCGAGGATCTCATGATCGTAGACGACGGCCTTCTTCCCGGGGGCATAGACTCTTCCGCCTTCGATGGGGAGGGAGTGCCCTCCCAGAGGACGGTCCTGGTCGAGCGTGGGATCCTGAAGGGATTTCTCTACGATAACTATACTGCAGGGAAGGACGGCGTCCGCTCCACAGGAAACTCGGTGCGTTCGGGCTACTCCGATCTCCCTCGGGTGGGATCGAGAAATCTGATCATTGACTCACCCTCAGCCTATGACCTCCAGGCGGAGACAGAGGGCTACCTGGTCCATGGCCTCATCGGCGCTCATACCGCCAACCCCATATCTGGCGACTTCTCAGTCGAGGCGCGCAATGCTTTTCGAATCTCCCCGGGTGGAGAGGCCCAGCCGATCAGATCCTTGATGCTCGCGGGGAACATATTTGAGATCCTGAAGACGATTGAGGTGGGCATTGACCGCCGGTCCATAGGCTCCATAGTCACCCCCACATTGAAGGTTAAAATGATGGTAGTAGGAAGCTAA
- the hisC gene encoding histidinol-phosphate transaminase — protein sequence MSSSRQSARESLKRLRPYVAGKGFTEISRRYGLDPADIVKLGSNENPYGPSPKVFEALQNVSPERYPEPEELMEGLARYTGSPEEMLVIGAGMDGVMDTLTRLFLEKGDRTFIPTPTFSYYEILTVLAGAEPVFSPLGPDFRIQETVPKEAKMAFICSPNNPTGNALKEEELCRLLETTEAIVFLDEAYVEFAERSLAELVSRYENLVVGRTLSKAFGLAGMRLGYALMPEWIAQEFCRAAPPFFGISSASVAAGAAALADLDFMNESVRKIRMERSRLQKEIRSYPSQANFLYLKTEEASDSFAEKFLQKGIIIRDCRSFRGAGENHVRVTVGTAEENDRFLAAFREIRR from the coding sequence GTGAGCTCCTCTAGGCAAAGCGCCAGGGAGAGCCTGAAGAGGCTGCGCCCCTATGTGGCAGGCAAGGGTTTCACTGAGATCTCACGCCGCTATGGTCTCGACCCGGCGGATATCGTAAAGCTGGGAAGCAATGAGAATCCATACGGTCCCAGCCCTAAGGTTTTTGAAGCCCTGCAGAATGTCTCCCCGGAGAGGTATCCGGAGCCCGAGGAGCTGATGGAAGGGCTGGCCAGATACACCGGCTCTCCGGAGGAGATGCTGGTCATAGGAGCGGGCATGGACGGGGTGATGGACACCCTGACCCGGCTCTTTTTGGAGAAGGGCGACCGAACCTTCATCCCCACCCCCACCTTCAGCTACTATGAGATCCTGACCGTTCTGGCAGGGGCAGAGCCGGTATTCTCCCCCCTGGGACCGGACTTCCGGATTCAGGAGACGGTTCCAAAGGAGGCAAAGATGGCTTTCATCTGCTCGCCGAACAATCCCACCGGAAACGCCCTTAAAGAAGAGGAGCTGTGCCGTCTGCTGGAGACGACGGAAGCCATCGTCTTTTTGGACGAGGCTTATGTAGAGTTTGCAGAGCGGAGCCTGGCGGAGCTGGTGAGTAGATACGAGAACCTGGTGGTGGGACGGACTCTATCCAAAGCCTTCGGCCTGGCGGGGATGCGCCTGGGCTATGCTCTGATGCCCGAGTGGATAGCCCAGGAGTTCTGCCGGGCGGCTCCGCCCTTCTTTGGCATCTCCAGCGCCTCAGTTGCTGCCGGCGCAGCAGCGCTCGCGGATCTGGACTTTATGAACGAATCGGTGAGAAAGATAAGAATGGAGCGCAGTCGCCTGCAAAAAGAGATCAGGTCTTATCCCTCCCAGGCCAACTTCCTCTACCTGAAAACCGAGGAAGCCTCGGACTCATTTGCAGAGAAGTTCCTGCAAAAAGGTATCATCATCCGCGACTGCCGCTCATTCCGGGGAGCGGGAGAAAATCACGTCCGGGTAACAGTGGGAACGGCAGAGGAGAACGACCGGTTCCTCGCCGCCTTCAGGGAGATCCGGCGCTGA
- a CDS encoding acetylornithine transaminase: MTDKKDLVKRESESIFQTYGRQDVLLVKGSGAHVWDCEGREYLDFVAGIAVNSIGHCHPKLVETVSRQAAALIHTSNLYYTENQVLLAEELKGLTGMDRAYFCNSGAESIEAALKLVRRATGRAKIVAAERAFHGRTLGSLGLTHKAAYREPFRPLREAEFVPYNDSEAMKAAVTSETGAVFLEPVQGEAGVYVPDGDYLRTARDICDDQGALLILDEVQTGFGRTGRWFAKEHSGVVPDIICLAKAIAGGLPMGAMLARGSSSESFQKGDHGSTFAGGPLICAAALATIDVIREEKLVERSEELGRYLKSEIEKLNPREVRGLGLMVGLDLNCDCKSLVEKALQKGVLINNTGEHTLRLIPPLVVTKEEIDRVVEVIGELL; the protein is encoded by the coding sequence ATGACAGACAAGAAAGATCTAGTGAAAAGGGAATCCGAATCCATATTCCAGACCTACGGCCGCCAGGACGTGCTCCTCGTCAAGGGAAGCGGTGCTCATGTTTGGGACTGCGAAGGCAGGGAATACCTGGACTTCGTCGCCGGCATAGCGGTGAACAGCATAGGCCACTGCCATCCGAAGTTGGTGGAGACGGTCAGCCGCCAGGCTGCAGCTCTCATCCACACCTCCAACCTCTACTACACCGAAAACCAGGTCCTTTTAGCGGAAGAGCTGAAGGGGCTCACCGGCATGGACCGGGCATACTTCTGCAACTCTGGAGCGGAGAGCATAGAAGCGGCGCTCAAGCTCGTCCGCCGGGCAACGGGCAGGGCGAAGATCGTGGCGGCGGAGAGGGCCTTTCACGGTCGCACCCTGGGGTCCCTTGGCCTAACACATAAAGCCGCTTATAGGGAGCCGTTCCGGCCGCTGAGGGAAGCGGAGTTCGTCCCCTACAACGATAGCGAGGCTATGAAGGCAGCAGTCACCTCCGAGACCGGAGCGGTGTTCCTGGAGCCGGTACAGGGTGAGGCAGGAGTCTATGTGCCGGACGGGGACTATCTCAGAACAGCGCGAGACATATGCGATGACCAAGGAGCCCTTCTCATCCTGGATGAGGTGCAGACCGGATTTGGACGGACCGGCAGGTGGTTTGCCAAGGAGCACTCCGGGGTTGTCCCTGATATCATCTGCCTGGCCAAGGCCATTGCCGGAGGCCTGCCCATGGGAGCGATGCTCGCCCGTGGCAGCTCTTCTGAGTCCTTCCAGAAAGGAGACCACGGCTCGACATTCGCCGGCGGCCCCCTGATCTGTGCTGCCGCCCTGGCAACGATCGATGTCATACGAGAGGAGAAGCTGGTCGAGCGCTCAGAGGAGTTGGGCAGATATCTTAAGTCAGAGATAGAGAAGCTCAATCCCAGGGAGGTTCGCGGCCTGGGGTTGATGGTCGGCCTGGATCTGAATTGCGACTGCAAATCGCTGGTGGAGAAGGCCCTGCAAAAGGGAGTGCTGATCAACAACACTGGAGAGCATACCCTCCGCCTCATCCCGCCCCTGGTGGTTACGAAGGAGGAGATAGACAGAGTGGTGGAGGTAATAGGTGAGCTCCTCTAG
- a CDS encoding adenylate kinase family protein encodes MQIALTGTPGTGKTTVAHLLPYRVIDINALVREGLNFGTDPKRGCLEADMDGLAERLVEMDSDQISILEGHFSHHFAQWSIVLRLAPRKLESRLEERGYSPEKIRENLEAEALDVILVEAVEYCQRVDEIDATGRTPQEVADLVAKIIEGKLVMPPGQVDWLEEFFG; translated from the coding sequence ATGCAGATCGCCCTGACCGGCACTCCAGGGACGGGCAAGACCACCGTTGCTCATCTATTGCCTTACCGGGTGATAGACATCAACGCCTTAGTTAGGGAGGGCCTGAACTTCGGCACCGATCCGAAAAGGGGCTGCCTGGAGGCGGACATGGATGGACTGGCTGAGCGCCTGGTGGAGATGGATTCTGACCAGATCTCTATCCTTGAAGGCCACTTCTCCCATCACTTCGCCCAATGGTCGATAGTCCTCCGGCTGGCTCCACGGAAGCTGGAATCCCGGCTGGAAGAGAGAGGTTACTCGCCCGAAAAGATAAGGGAGAACCTGGAGGCTGAGGCTCTGGACGTGATCTTAGTGGAGGCCGTTGAGTATTGCCAGCGGGTGGACGAGATAGATGCCACCGGACGGACCCCCCAGGAAGTGGCCGATCTGGTGGCAAAGATAATCGAGGGAAAACTGGTGATGCCTCCAGGCCAGGTGGACTGGCTGGAGGAGTTCTTTGGGTAA
- a CDS encoding proteasome assembly chaperone family protein, whose protein sequence is MKETLVFRIKDVDLTDPIMIEGLPGVGHVGKLVADHMVEELHAEKIIEIYSPHFPPQVMVKEDGTIKQVKNEIYARRGQNGEPDLLIIIGDYQSATNEGHYELTSIFLDIAESYKVRRIYALGGYGTGQFVDKSSVMGAATSIELVEEMKTQGVLFQENEPGGGIIGVSGLLLGLGALRGLDVICLMGVTSGYLVDPKAASEVLRVLSGILGIEVGMHALEERAKEMEKIIGKLQEMERAQSPFEAGGDEDLRYIG, encoded by the coding sequence ATGAAAGAGACCCTGGTTTTTCGCATAAAAGATGTAGATCTCACCGATCCCATTATGATTGAGGGGCTGCCTGGGGTAGGCCACGTGGGAAAACTGGTGGCAGATCACATGGTAGAGGAGCTGCATGCCGAGAAGATCATTGAGATCTACTCTCCCCATTTTCCTCCCCAGGTGATGGTGAAGGAGGATGGAACCATCAAGCAGGTGAAAAATGAGATCTATGCGCGACGGGGGCAGAATGGGGAGCCCGATCTATTGATCATCATCGGCGACTATCAGAGTGCCACCAATGAGGGCCATTACGAGCTGACCAGCATATTTCTGGACATCGCCGAGAGCTACAAGGTTCGGCGAATCTATGCTTTGGGCGGCTATGGTACCGGCCAGTTCGTGGATAAGTCCTCGGTGATGGGCGCGGCCACCAGCATCGAGCTGGTGGAGGAGATGAAAACGCAGGGGGTTCTCTTCCAGGAGAACGAGCCCGGTGGGGGCATTATAGGCGTCTCCGGCCTCTTGCTGGGCCTGGGAGCCCTTCGTGGTTTGGATGTGATCTGTCTGATGGGTGTTACCAGTGGCTATCTGGTCGATCCAAAGGCAGCATCAGAGGTCCTGCGCGTTCTGTCCGGGATCCTGGGCATAGAGGTGGGAATGCATGCTCTTGAGGAGAGGGCGAAGGAGATGGAGAAGATCATAGGCAAGCTCCAGGAGATGGAGCGGGCCCAGTCTCCCTTCGAAGCGGGTGGGGATGAGGATCTCAGGTACATCGGATAG
- a CDS encoding translation initiation factor IF-2 subunit alpha gives MQREGWPEPGSLVVCTVTQVVDFGAFVSIDEYAGKQGLIHISEVASGWIKYIRDHVREGQKIVCKVLNVDTSRHHIDLSLKDVNEHQRREKIQEWKADQKAWKWLEMAYKDRPEDAKRVADSLMAAYDSLYLAMEEAAISGAEALNEADLTEEDVKILESLSRDNVKIPSVDISGYVDITSPAPDGVEVIRKALKQARRTKDKDATLSVSYIGAPRYRIHVTAPDYKHAESVLKKAAQAIVSYIEQHGGEGAFHREA, from the coding sequence ATGCAACGTGAGGGCTGGCCAGAGCCCGGATCTCTTGTGGTCTGCACCGTCACTCAGGTGGTGGACTTCGGTGCTTTCGTCTCCATAGACGAGTATGCAGGCAAGCAGGGCCTGATTCATATCTCCGAGGTAGCCAGCGGATGGATCAAGTACATTCGCGACCATGTGCGAGAAGGGCAGAAGATAGTTTGTAAGGTACTGAATGTAGATACCTCCCGCCATCACATCGATCTATCTCTCAAGGATGTGAATGAGCATCAGAGGCGGGAGAAGATCCAGGAGTGGAAGGCGGACCAAAAAGCCTGGAAATGGCTGGAGATGGCCTATAAAGACCGGCCCGAGGATGCCAAGAGGGTGGCTGATTCTCTCATGGCCGCCTACGACAGCCTCTATCTGGCCATGGAGGAGGCGGCGATCAGTGGCGCTGAAGCTCTGAACGAAGCCGATCTCACCGAAGAGGATGTCAAGATCTTAGAGAGCCTATCTCGAGATAATGTCAAGATACCGTCGGTTGACATCAGCGGCTATGTGGATATCACCTCTCCCGCTCCGGATGGTGTAGAGGTTATCCGCAAGGCTTTAAAACAGGCCAGAAGGACCAAGGACAAGGATGCTACCCTCTCAGTTTCGTATATCGGAGCACCGCGATACCGCATTCATGTAACTGCTCCGGACTATAAGCATGCAGAGTCTGTTCTCAAAAAGGCCGCTCAGGCCATAGTAAGCTACATAGAACAACACGGCGGAGAGGGCGCTTTCCACAGAGAGGCATGA
- a CDS encoding DNA primase small subunit domain-containing protein: MNFLISKFREYYIQATLDAPPGLQSREWGFLFFDDSGMRRHKSFFSRGELVDYVRSMIPRHVYHSAAYYQRPGAPTMKEKIWQGADLIFDLDADHLRGAASSYAGMLEQVKRETLKLLSFLLSDFGFAESKISVVFSGGRGYHIHVRDPRIYSFGGDERREVVDYLSGRGLVLDRFIHEAPVEGWGREGGRRLIAPARDSPGWGGRINRSIISFVEGLRTLDEPGAVAVLTRVRGIGPKKASSFYRSLEGEGVIEEIRRGNLDLFRGSAGIWKLLLKECLDSEGVVVGLNLNQERGETDEPVTADVRRLIRCPGSLHGGSGLRVTPLSISGLEEFNPLEDAVVFGDEPVFLEISKPFSTQMKGNSYSLKEGTEELPSCVAVFLMARGVAEARTRH; this comes from the coding sequence ATGAACTTCCTCATATCGAAGTTCCGGGAGTATTATATCCAGGCCACCCTGGATGCCCCTCCAGGCCTCCAGTCCAGGGAATGGGGTTTTCTCTTCTTCGATGACTCAGGCATGCGCCGGCACAAGTCCTTCTTCAGCCGGGGGGAGCTGGTGGACTATGTGCGCTCCATGATTCCTCGCCATGTCTATCATTCCGCCGCCTATTACCAGCGGCCCGGTGCGCCGACGATGAAAGAGAAGATATGGCAGGGAGCGGACCTAATATTCGATTTGGATGCCGATCACCTGCGCGGTGCAGCCAGTAGCTATGCCGGGATGCTGGAGCAGGTCAAGAGGGAGACCCTAAAGCTCCTCTCCTTTTTGCTATCCGATTTCGGTTTTGCGGAAAGTAAAATTAGCGTCGTCTTCTCCGGCGGCCGGGGATATCACATCCATGTCCGGGACCCGCGGATCTATAGCTTCGGGGGGGATGAGCGCCGGGAGGTGGTAGACTACTTATCAGGCAGGGGCTTGGTTTTGGACCGATTCATTCACGAGGCTCCGGTTGAAGGATGGGGGCGGGAGGGGGGCAGGCGTCTTATAGCTCCTGCTCGGGATTCGCCTGGCTGGGGGGGGAGGATCAACCGCTCGATCATCTCCTTTGTGGAAGGGCTGCGCACCCTCGACGAGCCCGGAGCGGTAGCCGTCCTCACCAGGGTCCGAGGCATCGGCCCCAAGAAAGCCTCCAGCTTCTACCGCAGCCTAGAGGGTGAGGGGGTGATAGAGGAGATCCGCCGGGGGAACCTGGACCTCTTTCGGGGCAGTGCAGGCATCTGGAAGCTTCTCTTGAAGGAATGCCTGGACAGCGAAGGAGTGGTAGTGGGACTGAACCTGAACCAGGAACGGGGGGAGACCGACGAGCCGGTGACCGCTGATGTCCGTCGGCTGATTCGATGCCCTGGGAGCCTGCACGGCGGCTCGGGGCTGAGGGTGACTCCCTTATCGATTAGCGGCCTGGAGGAGTTCAACCCCCTGGAGGATGCGGTGGTCTTCGGGGATGAACCGGTTTTTCTAGAGATCTCAAAGCCCTTCAGCACTCAGATGAAGGGGAACAGCTACAGCCTGAAGGAGGGCACCGAGGAACTGCCAAGTTGCGTGGCCGTATTCCTCATGGCCAGAGGGGTGGCAGAGGCTAGGACAAGACACTAG
- a CDS encoding RNA-protein complex protein Nop10 — MRSKILRCESCARYTLKEICPACGGRAAPTKPARFSPDDPYGRYRRALALEAE; from the coding sequence ATGAGATCCAAGATCCTGCGGTGCGAGTCCTGCGCTCGATACACCCTGAAGGAGATATGTCCAGCCTGTGGCGGCCGTGCCGCGCCAACCAAACCAGCGAGGTTCTCCCCTGATGATCCTTATGGCAGATACAGGAGAGCCCTAGCCCTGGAGGCAGAATGA
- a CDS encoding 30S ribosomal protein S27e, translating to MPSKFVKVKCNDCENEQVIFAHASTVVKCLVCGRTLAEPTGGKALIKTTVVEVLE from the coding sequence ATGCCCAGCAAGTTCGTCAAGGTAAAATGCAACGACTGCGAGAATGAGCAGGTGATCTTCGCCCATGCCTCAACTGTGGTGAAATGCCTGGTATGCGGGCGCACATTGGCTGAGCCCACTGGGGGCAAGGCATTGATCAAAACTACCGTAGTAGAAGTGCTCGAGTGA
- a CDS encoding MBL fold metallo-hydrolase: protein MVEVHKVSGAAFDGNVYLVLDEKPILVDAGMMAGPTLKNIKKFIDPAKIELIVLTHCHHDHSGAAPALKEATGARLMLSEKEVGCIGDELASVAYLFGQQAPEYKVDETLKEGMVLDIGEWKLEVMETPGHSTGSLCLYERTEKVLFSGDTVFPDGNIGRTDMFGGSTDELVRSIQRLTELDVKVMYPGHMDITSQNVNRQIQMSLRFAKSI, encoded by the coding sequence ATGGTTGAAGTGCATAAGGTTAGCGGTGCCGCCTTCGATGGCAATGTCTACCTGGTCTTGGATGAGAAGCCCATTCTGGTGGACGCGGGCATGATGGCAGGGCCGACCTTAAAGAACATCAAGAAATTCATCGATCCAGCCAAGATCGAGCTGATCGTCCTCACTCACTGCCATCACGATCACTCCGGTGCCGCTCCCGCCCTTAAGGAGGCGACAGGAGCACGCCTGATGCTGAGCGAGAAGGAGGTGGGCTGCATAGGAGATGAGCTGGCATCGGTTGCATACCTCTTCGGCCAGCAGGCCCCGGAGTACAAAGTGGACGAGACCCTGAAAGAGGGGATGGTCCTGGATATTGGGGAATGGAAGCTGGAGGTCATGGAGACCCCAGGGCACTCCACCGGAAGCCTGTGCCTTTATGAGCGAACGGAAAAGGTGCTATTCTCCGGAGATACAGTATTCCCTGACGGTAACATCGGCCGGACGGATATGTTCGGCGGAAGCACCGACGAATTGGTCCGCTCCATCCAGAGGCTGACAGAGCTGGATGTCAAGGTTATGTATCCCGGCCATATGGATATAACCAGCCAAAATGTCAATCGCCAGATTCAAATGAGCCTGAGGTTTGCCAAGAGCATCTAG
- a CDS encoding ribose-phosphate diphosphokinase, giving the protein MIIGGPASQLLAGRVAAILGEVLALCDYKTFPDGESYTQVTAPLDDKVAIIQSTPTDRDLVYLLQLLDICQESSIDLVIPYFGYARQDKIFKPGEPMTARAVARALNPFLKEGRVHLVNIHSPSILNHFCCPADNLDATPLLAENVASLGLKDPVVISPDKGAVAMARTAAAALGADSDYLQKTRLSGTEVRMAPKEIDVRDRDVVIFDDMIATGGTMATAIEMLRAQGAARVYLAAVHPVLTGSAVLKLYRSGVEGVLATDTLDKGVSTVSVAPIIARALES; this is encoded by the coding sequence GTGATCATAGGAGGTCCGGCTTCCCAGCTTTTGGCGGGCAGGGTGGCGGCGATTTTGGGTGAGGTGCTGGCGTTATGCGACTACAAGACCTTTCCCGATGGGGAGTCATATACCCAGGTGACGGCACCGCTCGACGATAAGGTGGCAATAATCCAGTCCACCCCTACTGATAGGGATCTGGTCTATCTGCTCCAGCTCCTGGATATCTGCCAGGAGAGCAGCATCGATCTGGTTATACCCTACTTCGGCTATGCCCGCCAGGATAAGATCTTCAAGCCCGGGGAGCCCATGACCGCCAGGGCGGTGGCCAGAGCTCTGAATCCCTTCTTGAAAGAGGGCCGGGTCCATCTGGTAAACATCCATTCTCCATCCATCCTGAATCATTTCTGCTGTCCGGCGGACAACCTGGATGCAACGCCGCTTTTAGCGGAAAATGTGGCCTCCCTCGGCCTGAAGGACCCGGTGGTCATATCCCCGGACAAGGGAGCAGTGGCCATGGCCAGGACTGCCGCCGCCGCCCTGGGAGCGGATAGCGATTACCTGCAGAAGACCCGCCTCTCCGGCACCGAGGTCCGCATGGCTCCTAAAGAGATCGACGTCCGGGATAGAGACGTGGTGATATTCGATGATATGATCGCCACCGGCGGCACCATGGCCACGGCCATAGAGATGCTGCGTGCACAGGGCGCCGCCCGGGTCTATCTGGCAGCAGTGCATCCCGTCCTCACCGGATCGGCGGTCCTTAAGCTTTACCGCTCCGGGGTTGAGGGCGTCTTGGCCACTGACACCCTGGATAAGGGAGTGAGCACCGTCTCTGTGGCTCCGATAATTGCCCGGGCGCTCGAGTCCTGA
- a CDS encoding 50S ribosomal protein L44e yields the protein MKMPKKLNAYCPFCKKHTAQTVERVRKGRASTLTRITRQKLRANGIGNQGKFSKVPGGDKPTKRLNLRYRCGECKKAHNRPGFKAGKFDLVES from the coding sequence GTGAAGATGCCAAAGAAGCTTAACGCTTACTGTCCGTTCTGCAAGAAGCACACCGCACAAACGGTGGAAAGGGTGAGAAAAGGCCGGGCTTCAACCTTGACCCGCATTACCAGGCAGAAGCTCAGAGCCAATGGAATAGGGAATCAGGGCAAGTTCTCCAAGGTTCCAGGCGGAGACAAGCCCACGAAGAGACTTAACCTGAGATATCGCTGTGGTGAGTGCAAGAAGGCCCACAACCGCCCTGGATTCAAGGCGGGCAAGTTCGATCTGGTGGAGAGCTAG